Part of the Methylorubrum populi genome is shown below.
TGCACCGGCATCGACCGGGGTCGTCCGGGCGAAATGCTCGTAGACGGTGGCGAGCGGTGGCCTGCGCAGGCCGGCGAGATGGGCGGCGATCAGTGCGCCGGCGGTCGTCGGTGCGCGGAAGTGGTCGAAGGTGAAGCGCTTGTCGGGCACGATGAGGCAGAACACGCCGCCCTCGCGCAGGGCGTCGCCCGCCTCCCGCAGCCAGCCGATGGAATCGGGTACGTGCTCGACGACGTGCGAGGCCACGATGTAATCGACCGGCCCACGGGGACCGAGCGCCTCCGCCAAGCCGCCCTCCCCCAGCACGATATCGACGGGATGGATGCCGTCGGTACCCGCGGGGCCGAGCGTCGGATGGCCCTGGTACTGGCGGCGCAGTTCGTCCGTCGGCAGATGGTCGGCGTAGAGCACATCCCCCTCGTCCTTGCGGATGAGTGGGTTCGTGAGCGGGCCGATCTCGACGCCGGTTCGGCCCTGCGGCAGGACGAGATTCAAGACACGCTGGCGCCGATCCATGGCGCGGCCGGTATCACGCCACCGGCAGGCGGGTCCAGCATCGCGGTGCTGACCTGAGGTGGCGGAAGCAAGATCGAACAGGGTTCAAGTTGAGGAACGCCAGACGATGAACGCGATGAACACCCACTACCCTGAGCCGACGCGGGTCGAGAGCGTCAACCGTCACACCCTGGCGGTGATCGTGGACAACGAGCCCGGTGCGCTCGCTCGCATCGCCGGCCTGTTCTCCGGCCGCGGCTACAACATCGAGAGCCTGACCGTGTCGGAGACGGAAGAGGCGCGTCACCTCTCGCGCATCACCATCGTCACCACCGGTACCAACGCGGTCATCGATCAGATCAAGGCGCAGCTCGACCGCCTCGTGCCCGTTCACCGCGTCGTCGATCTGACGCTTCAGGGGCAGGCGCTGGAGCGGGAGCTCTGCCTTGTGAAGGTGGCCGGGACCGGCGAGCACCGGAGCGAGGCCCTGCGCCTCGCCGCCGCCTTCGGCGCCCGCACCCTCGATGCCACGCTGAACTCCTTCGTGTTCGAGCTCACCGGCTCCACCGAGGAGATCGACCGCTTCATCCGTCTGCTCACGGTGATCGGCCTCGTGGAGATCTCCCGCACGGGCATCGCCGCCATGGGGCGCGGCGCGGAGCCGCTGTAACTGGGCATCCCCGCGGACGACGCTATTCTTCGGAACGCGTCGTCCGCAGCGATACGAAGGCCCATGACCGCCCGCACCCTCTACTACGCTCCCGGCGCCTGCTC
Proteins encoded:
- the ilvN gene encoding acetolactate synthase small subunit, with translation MNAMNTHYPEPTRVESVNRHTLAVIVDNEPGALARIAGLFSGRGYNIESLTVSETEEARHLSRITIVTTGTNAVIDQIKAQLDRLVPVHRVVDLTLQGQALERELCLVKVAGTGEHRSEALRLAAAFGARTLDATLNSFVFELTGSTEEIDRFIRLLTVIGLVEISRTGIAAMGRGAEPL
- a CDS encoding methyltransferase domain-containing protein, with the protein product MDRRQRVLNLVLPQGRTGVEIGPLTNPLIRKDEGDVLYADHLPTDELRRQYQGHPTLGPAGTDGIHPVDIVLGEGGLAEALGPRGPVDYIVASHVVEHVPDSIGWLREAGDALREGGVFCLIVPDKRFTFDHFRAPTTAGALIAAHLAGLRRPPLATVYEHFARTTPVDAGAVWDGRPVPLQPISGGPVEALSITAGLAETGASVDVHCAVFTPFSFAELLAELIGLDLLPFECAALEPTRPRESEFFVLLRKRTDRPAEERAATVPRLDPDRHGALPRPTWPQRIGQQLPKRWRRAFLGR